A stretch of the Kroppenstedtia eburnea genome encodes the following:
- a CDS encoding bile acid:sodium symporter family protein, whose product MQGWNRASRFAQQSFALWVLVFAGIAWMFPEIFQWIGPAITPLLGIIMFGMGLTLKGADFRLVFQRPGPVLAGVCLQFIIMPATAWIVATALGLPPELAAGVMLVGACPGGTASNVIVYLSKGDVPLSVTMTSISTLLAPLLTPFLLWWLAGSWLPVDPGSMVLSILQVVILPIVLGLLVRRFFPVTVRRATEALPLISVTAIVIIVAGVVALNADSLGKTALPVILAVILHNGLGLLLGYWCARALRLDEPRSRAVSIEVGMQNSGLAVALALAHLNPIAALPGAIFSVWHNISGSLLATYWSRKGRAKTRPTQAATG is encoded by the coding sequence TTGCAGGGTTGGAACCGAGCCAGTCGCTTCGCACAGCAGTCTTTCGCCCTCTGGGTCCTGGTTTTTGCCGGCATCGCCTGGATGTTTCCGGAAATCTTTCAATGGATCGGCCCCGCCATCACCCCGCTTCTGGGTATTATCATGTTTGGAATGGGGCTCACCCTGAAAGGGGCGGATTTCCGGCTCGTCTTCCAGCGGCCCGGACCGGTGTTGGCAGGGGTTTGCCTTCAATTCATCATCATGCCCGCCACCGCCTGGATCGTCGCCACTGCCTTGGGGTTGCCCCCGGAACTGGCCGCCGGGGTGATGCTGGTGGGAGCCTGTCCCGGCGGGACCGCATCCAACGTGATCGTCTATCTGTCCAAAGGGGATGTTCCCCTGTCTGTCACCATGACCAGCATCTCCACCCTGCTGGCCCCCCTGCTCACCCCTTTCCTTCTCTGGTGGTTGGCCGGTTCCTGGTTGCCGGTGGATCCGGGATCCATGGTTCTGTCCATCCTGCAGGTGGTGATCCTGCCCATCGTACTCGGGTTGCTTGTGCGCCGATTCTTCCCCGTCACCGTCCGGCGGGCCACAGAGGCCCTCCCGCTGATCTCTGTCACCGCCATTGTCATCATCGTGGCCGGAGTGGTGGCACTCAACGCCGACAGCCTGGGCAAAACAGCGCTTCCTGTCATCCTGGCAGTCATTCTTCACAACGGCCTCGGCCTGCTCCTGGGGTACTGGTGCGCCCGGGCCCTGCGATTGGATGAGCCCCGCAGCCGGGCCGTCTCCATCGAAGTCGGCATGCAGAACTCCGGCCTTGCCGTCGCTCTCGCCCTGGCCCATTTGAATCCGATCGCAGCCCTGCCCGGGGCCATCTTCAGCGTCTGGCACAATATCTCCGGTTCACTCCTGGCCACTTACTGGTCCCGCAAAGGGCGGGCAAAAACCAGGCCGACACAGGCGGCCACTGGATGA